The following proteins are encoded in a genomic region of Phragmites australis chromosome 9, lpPhrAust1.1, whole genome shotgun sequence:
- the LOC133929846 gene encoding calcium-dependent protein kinase 14, which yields MGNCCPGSAEPAPPAASGSTRPVGSATVPPPTSVSPSAAPVPAKPPAPIGPVLGRPMEDVKSIYTVGKELGRGQFGVTSLCTHKATGQKFACKTISKRKLSTKEDIEDVRREVQIMYHLSGQPGVVELKGAYEDKNSVHLVMELCAGGELFDRIIAKGHYTERAAASLLRTIVEIVHTCHSMGVIHRDLKPENFLLLNKDEHAPLKATDFGLSVFFKEGEVFRDIVGSAYYIAPEVLKRSYGPEADIWSVGVIVYILLCGAPPFWAESEHGIFNSILRGQIDFTSDPWPRISHGAKDLVRKMLNSDPKQRISAYDVLNHPWIKEDGEAPDTPLDNAVLGRIKQFRAMNQFKKAALRVIAGCLSEEEIKGLKEMFKSMDSDNSGTITVDELRKGLAKKGTKLSEAEVEQLMEAADADGNGTIDYEEFITATMHMNRMDRDEHLYTAFQYFDKDNSGYISMEELEQALREKGLLDGRDIKEIIAEVDADNDGRINYTEFVAMMRKGDPEVANPKKRRDVVL from the exons atGGGTAATTGCTGCCCGGGGTCAGCAGAGCCCGCACCGCCGGCAGCCTCCGGCTCCACCCGCCCCGTTGGCAGCGCCACCGTACCCCCGCCCACCTCGGTCTCGCCCTCCGCGGCGCCGGTGCCCGCCAAGCCCCCCGCCCCCATCGGCCCCGTGCTCGGCCGGCCGATGGAGGACGTCAAGAGCATCTACACCGTTGGCAAGGAGCTCGGCCGCGGGCAGTTCGGCGTGACGTCTCTGTGCACGCACAAGGCCACGGGGCAGAAGTTCGCGTGCAAGACCATCAGCAAGCGGAAGCTATCCACCAAGGAGGACATCGAGGACGTGCGCCGGGAGGTGCAGATCATGTACCACCTCTCCGGCCAGCCCGGCGTGGTGGAGCTCAAGGGCGCCTACGAGGACAAGAACTCGGTGCACCTCGTCATGGAACTGTGCGCCGGCGGGGAGCTCTTCGACCGGATCATCGCCAAGGGACACTACACCGAGCGCGCCGCCGCGTCCCTGCTCCGTACAATCGTCGAGATCGTGCACACCTGCCACTCCATGGGCGTCATCCACCGCGACCTCAAGCCGGAGaacttcctcctcctcaacaaGGACGAGCACGCACCGCTCAAGGCCACCGACTTCGGCCTCTCCGTCTTCTTCAAAGAAG GGGAGGTGTTCAGGGATATCGTCGGCAGCGCGTACTACATTGCGCCGGAGGTGCTGAAGAGAAGCTACGGGCCCGAGGCCGACATCTGGAGCGTCGGCGTCATAGTCTATATCCTGCTATGCGGTGCTCCTCCCTTCTGGGCGG AATCGGAGCACGGTATCTTCAATTCCATCCTGAGAGGGCAGATCGACTTCACCAGTGACCCGTGGCCGCGCATTTCGCATGGCGCAAAAGACCTTGTCAGGAAGATGCTCAATTCTGACCCCAAGCAGCGGATTTCTGCATATGACGTCCTGA ATCATCCGTGGATCAAAGAAGACGGCGAGGCGCCTGACACACCACTGGACAACGCTGTTCTCGGCCGGATCAAGCAGTTCAGAGCTATGAACCAGTTCAAGAAGGCTGCTCTAAGG GTTATTGCCGGATGCCTGTCGGAGGAGGAGATCAAGGGGCTCAAGGAGATGTTCAAGAGCATGGACTCCGACAACAGCGGCACGATAACCGTCGACGAATTGAGGAAAGGGCTGGCCAAGAAGGGCACCAAGCTCAGCGAAGCTGAAGTCGAGCAGCTAATGGAAGCT GCCGACGCGGACGGGAACGGGACGATCGACTACGAGGAGTTCATCACCGCGACGATGCACATGAACAGAATGGACAGGGACGAGCATCTCTACACCGCGTTCCAGTACTTCGACAAGGACAACAGCGG GTACATCTCGATGGAAGAGCTGGAGCAAGCCCTTAGGGAGAAAGGGTTGCTTGATGGCCGGGACATCAAGGAAATCATAGCAGAAGTCGACGCGGACAAC GACGGGAGGATCAACTACACGGAGTTCGTGGCGATGATGAGGAAAGGCGACCCGGAGGTGGCCAACCCCAAGAAGCGGCGCGACGTCGTACTATAG